The following proteins are co-located in the Paenibacillus sp. FSL H8-0079 genome:
- a CDS encoding pentapeptide repeat-containing protein, which yields MNKAEAIVHLQQEILEPALQDHLSSLRTYIKQHQNTLIQSFVESMRQLCLKAALAQQELGKEPISILHCSMLRTSILEGSYTCLLEAYSNQWYWDEVECLRTYDATWAFQRLSSLQELLHIEMRRYGGVLNASDVERMMLQSADRFHAYVTALARMAVPHIVNLKEMEHMERGDQFQIRVGEYKDWSEPVYIRDYGDKDIQNIRKKLTVAEGLVCAYGDYTSLSLSEGLFDHVDIRYSDFSHSDLSKSDLRGAVMIGTRWEQSELSGADLRGALLMDAVFRECSLSGANLSDVSDGASMEFQEGALGIQGICFAGANLEGADLKGAQLFHADFQGARLSQAQIWLHDREQYTHVLNEEQIESILWVVSHEEEEELWSHDFMN from the coding sequence ATGAACAAAGCGGAAGCGATCGTACATTTGCAACAGGAAATTTTGGAACCTGCACTTCAGGATCATCTCTCAAGTCTGAGGACGTATATCAAGCAACATCAGAACACGTTAATCCAATCATTCGTGGAGTCTATGCGGCAACTCTGTTTAAAAGCAGCGTTGGCACAACAGGAACTCGGAAAAGAACCAATCTCAATCCTTCATTGTTCCATGTTGAGAACATCTATTTTGGAAGGTAGCTACACCTGCCTATTGGAAGCCTACTCCAATCAATGGTATTGGGATGAGGTAGAGTGCCTGCGTACATATGACGCGACGTGGGCGTTCCAACGATTGTCTTCGTTACAAGAGCTTCTTCATATCGAAATGAGACGTTATGGAGGTGTGCTTAATGCTTCTGACGTGGAACGGATGATGCTGCAGTCTGCGGATAGATTCCATGCCTATGTCACTGCGCTAGCACGTATGGCCGTTCCTCATATTGTGAACTTGAAAGAGATGGAACATATGGAACGTGGGGATCAGTTTCAGATCAGGGTAGGTGAATATAAGGACTGGAGTGAACCCGTATATATCAGGGATTATGGGGATAAGGACATTCAGAACATTCGCAAGAAATTGACAGTAGCGGAAGGGCTGGTATGTGCTTATGGAGATTACACGTCACTATCCTTGTCAGAGGGGTTATTTGATCACGTGGATATCAGGTATTCCGATTTCAGTCATTCCGATCTGAGCAAGAGTGACTTAAGGGGTGCAGTGATGATTGGAACAAGATGGGAACAAAGTGAACTGAGTGGAGCTGACCTCAGAGGGGCACTACTCATGGATGCTGTGTTCCGGGAATGTAGTCTGAGTGGAGCTAACCTGTCTGATGTCAGTGACGGAGCGAGTATGGAATTTCAGGAAGGTGCTCTTGGGATTCAGGGAATCTGTTTTGCCGGAGCTAATCTGGAAGGCGCTGACCTCAAGGGAGCGCAGTTATTCCATGCTGATTTCCAGGGAGCTAGGCTGAGTCAGGCACAGATATGGCTTCATGACCGTGAACAGTATACGCATGTTTTGAATGAAGAGCAGATTGAATCGATACTCTGGGTTGTCTCTCATGAGGAGGAAGAGGAGCTATGGTCCCACGATTTTATGAACTGA
- a CDS encoding DUF1629 domain-containing protein, protein MVPRFYELTEDHRILNPFRPPVLKASFEELPISSVMMIERNPNEEPTDWISRPSYFVSDRMKRLMEMVDEALIFKSVTFIDHGSGEQLSYWACDIPAVLALSDRSLFYPNGSIQQLLLQSERVKDQRIFTVEGVRGSGVIVRLDVAESMLRRGLSGFILRKVDLE, encoded by the coding sequence ATGGTCCCACGATTTTATGAACTGACCGAAGATCATCGGATATTGAATCCCTTCAGGCCTCCTGTACTAAAAGCCAGTTTTGAGGAGTTGCCCATTTCATCTGTCATGATGATTGAACGCAACCCGAATGAAGAGCCGACCGATTGGATAAGTAGACCATCATATTTTGTCAGTGATCGCATGAAGCGGCTGATGGAAATGGTCGATGAAGCACTGATATTTAAATCCGTCACCTTCATCGATCATGGTAGCGGGGAACAGTTGAGCTACTGGGCATGTGATATCCCTGCTGTGTTGGCTTTGTCTGACAGGAGCCTGTTTTATCCGAATGGTTCAATACAACAACTGTTATTACAGAGTGAGAGAGTTAAAGATCAACGCATATTTACAGTGGAGGGAGTAAGAGGGAGCGGTGTAATCGTTCGTCTTGATGTAGCGGAAAGTATGCTTCGCAGAGGGTTGAGTGGCTTTATTTTGCGAAAGGTGGATCTGGAATGA
- a CDS encoding DUF4280 domain-containing protein translates to MLLPMLFKALMSGGFGGEFTYVVRGAEISCSQGSDPGVLNLPLSHGIYIKEQPVLNVADVIPLANVGRCGFCKMDGALCDPDTFFNKWSQGKEDVLVEGEAALLSRSELICRKGGIIKIEVDGQL, encoded by the coding sequence ATGCTGCTACCCATGCTGTTCAAAGCTTTGATGTCAGGAGGCTTCGGTGGTGAATTCACCTATGTGGTCAGAGGTGCCGAGATTTCCTGTAGTCAGGGATCAGATCCGGGTGTACTGAACCTACCTCTTTCCCACGGCATCTATATCAAGGAACAGCCTGTATTGAATGTTGCGGACGTGATTCCGCTGGCTAACGTTGGACGATGCGGGTTTTGCAAAATGGACGGAGCATTGTGTGATCCGGATACGTTCTTCAACAAATGGAGCCAGGGCAAGGAGGACGTGCTGGTGGAAGGAGAGGCTGCTTTGCTCAGTCGATCTGAACTGATATGTCGAAAAGGCGGGATTATCAAGATTGAGGTTGATGGTCAACTGTAA